One part of the Tenacibaculum sp. 190130A14a genome encodes these proteins:
- a CDS encoding LamG-like jellyroll fold domain-containing protein: MRKNRIIGCLIIALLHSFSLLYAQQSHDLAVLQIQSKGKYHRIFNPQTKLNSLLNSGINNKATIEFWGMHNTGTSGINEVVKWQFSNLETGAKEFTLRVEEDKISLRVGSIEQVGDFLLTERLFKNTWHHYAITLDKEYNELRVYIDGVEYFYSTKLTFDVQELYFLTNKKTDLFLAEYRGWSTVKSKKQIQEEQYRTFYKETQNSLEELKNNGLEIVYTNTNYRNEDYLGGNVLTSISWENLLYEYFPNDNLVKEAEFSSNLKTNEVGRIGSDIQHPVLNLNKIIVRASDGDGIDNTLLSGANGVLIEWQHVRNVESYEIKRRNLRSGTTSTEIHSLKDTETRSPSESLFFVDKGILPNELYEYTVEAKKNGATTLSGKDVGFVLPNGKVSGIIETSSRVATKYAKVEAIAEGNVNPGGALKFIPEKKPLLIKNINAFRKAKGGATLEFWYKTPSVSQGENKIFKIGNSELVLQEDKIVVRLNGSTYLEGARTSDTNWHHYAFAFNTTGGVLYEDGEPINNASTSTPFNLDLSNVNTFYLSETTNVTYYIDEVRLWNTPRTSLELKNYANHIIGGDVSDLFAYYRFDFNSSRKVFNFSSTRRGEYIAETEEDLERLPAEEQPQITYATFTNETGNYEFNTLNTGIQGVTNNDNKFEYTIKPSKPRFDFLPKNRVVGVPRRLNGAEVNDVNFNDVSSLPVTGVISYKVGEELYPVIKGTSLKVDGSVIQSNEDDKVTTDNTGTYAIKTAPGRHIITPNPVPSLTNEELLNEGSLQFDGVTGYARSLKSIANNGESFVWSGFIKPYLKTNVDEQVIAIQTILDWGDVSLKLINNSTLKVYVGNQEKLSEVLPSNSVGQFSFFAVNYNKEKGTMSLYVNSKRKNTSLSNLITAGNLFVGAEETVDGYVNFSKSQVDLLEYRTAALEEEAILKILEGKYLSPEESQLQLSYSFDQKYGTKAINSIVSTVENNYLQFEGGCSFDNTSHKQYVREIQYTYKATNTGLNPEGNSYEVVLEEPLQNVNFENTTRRSFIGNIVVPCNNSVGAWTGRIVRTDIEFPKFEKTINAANFNNDATVFTINDLLPGQYRVEITNTDTNRLLNSPIIDLRRKNVVYDFEFRNDIELEIELYKFDMAGVRDVDNMRDYVGEQINSTCDGSYTFNSHDGFKMDVKVFERYGANMCPVEGAEITLGGDAILSDSNLSGNSLSQGVLEFFTQVSSPNFLGNHTRSFLISAEHNGRTASITKKAIILGARQGNSDFTLIDPQVGFVLHDPPGDNSSSTLAKGATYSYSFSAENGIGLEVDNSIGAKLKVKKQILTGVVAAPLGVGTVAGFVNPVLQTSSDTKGLIGGKFDYVRHSGNSETVTLEQSVSTPSDPTYVGEDADVFIGTSKVITFGTGQVLKLNGCSPVVQNSDKVAKPSTVTPFIYTKQSLNDIVIPNLYQLAIAKYDKNNNIETAPDDRDYLDLEGTLEKLLASTPNDREDKDIKNYLHQISRWKAIIKKNHDKRTKAYFDNAPDFSSTTKKLTNDNDVGQSGAGLNASVLDKRITFDALTEISYTLSRGKTKSTGNSFSGGPYVGVSFSTDFTVFGVGLTLNNETKVHNFNSRTDTDENGNNRVDSFTLSDDDAGDHFDVLIKRDPEYDTPMFLTNAGRSSCPFESGTVPREGVELIVDKVVGYGTGDESILYNLTLRNTQIAKDATRKTYIVGMSGASNPLGAVVNLNESPIFEPTTSSKFVFDLDSSSPTGVRKEIKAQLRISRGTDAPSEISYENIKIQMYSECEQTGDRYRSYGVDEYNEVGIKPYAEILVTAHFTGACIEEITSDAPQNDWVVNGSDKKKLDFNFRIPELKDMSDDNDFSVDLEYTIEGNNSPKILRKLDLQTLKQHLNSKTDQVEYSADVSGLTDGVYNFRIVPVCGDGGSDNPNNRKNPTPFVSGKIARQAPQLVLTTPDNGGIFTTGTISAKFSAPINPATVNLNSLAMRGILGGVPKPLTSVKLDNVSDVITVPHNDKFSLEDKLTIEMWVNPSKYPSGSNVPIVQKGSNYHVSLMPDGKIITNDGVKSIRGLQPFTWTHVAVVLDKTNGNALIYFNGGEVGSGNISTISNEVNTEDFIISSIGATDSFVGSIDEMRLWQSARSPLEIASNFKNQLLGNENDLEAYFVFNNNTLAKQGINGNPDEAIQDFTGNAQGTTASGIDFITNEEAAPLDETKTVEDIQFTTTMSENNTIINFNMKISDLEFVEGARLTVFVKDKKLEDPLGNKIDKTSWSFIVNRSKLKWSHNNISITQNQGEATLIDYIDLINEEGGVDVAYTFENLPVWFSVNKGANPDKDALNIIRATETNRDLEFEVKNYLNPGVHTATIYIKTSNKETGLKLGVESFRVEVTVQCPEPPVETGFENKYPFSMNIKGNLVINSQNSADINDIVKAYVGNEIRGYAKVGANGLVDLTVFGNIGETTALNFKIWDASECTEYEGIIENYSFNSNATVGSNAAPVKFTVGEKVRRRIPVVTGYQELSFNLKDSEASNKLSLTAIKGLPVNSQILDLSDNRIAVLGTNNVFTGGLTELDITKAYLVNVAASHEDVKYIEVTGVPVSLDKDLVINGNNVRNALPFYPNDLQRTGYALRSFTSTKVSEGDRIERRGLFAEYSTANGWRGSLTHLTPGLGYIFKSQNSGAINYSGIVKNAEARSFVSRNSSKNEAIATSKLEETPLYEDLDLTIDVNKYANFMYINGVIDDENVVSDEAQTILAFVNNELRGVSKAEFINGAYHYYIGVGSNTPVENITFKLYNGIDITELGNVEKFESNQVFGDMNTPYIFRLKAKEIESSTDYGLSLSQNRPNPVDEYTKISFSISNDAHVNLSLYNLLGQKLHTFVSRKVKANTKHELQWNGEIRGTKLQTGVYMYELRVNGKRLKRKLIIK; encoded by the coding sequence CATCATTATGCAATTACATTAGATAAAGAGTATAATGAGTTACGAGTATATATTGATGGAGTTGAATATTTTTATAGTACCAAACTTACTTTTGATGTCCAAGAATTGTACTTTTTAACAAATAAAAAGACAGATCTGTTTTTAGCCGAATATAGAGGATGGTCTACTGTAAAAAGTAAAAAACAAATTCAAGAAGAACAGTACCGAACTTTCTATAAAGAAACTCAAAATTCGTTGGAAGAATTGAAAAATAACGGATTGGAGATTGTGTATACAAACACAAATTATAGAAATGAAGATTATTTGGGAGGAAATGTACTTACTTCTATTTCTTGGGAAAACTTATTGTATGAATATTTTCCTAACGACAATTTAGTGAAGGAAGCAGAATTTTCTTCAAATTTAAAAACAAATGAAGTAGGAAGAATAGGTTCAGATATACAACACCCAGTACTAAACTTAAATAAAATTATAGTACGTGCTAGTGATGGAGATGGTATTGATAATACACTTTTATCAGGAGCTAATGGAGTTTTAATAGAGTGGCAACATGTTAGAAATGTTGAGAGCTATGAAATTAAAAGAAGAAACTTAAGATCAGGAACAACCAGTACAGAAATCCATTCTTTAAAAGATACAGAAACAAGAAGTCCCTCAGAATCTTTATTTTTTGTAGACAAAGGAATACTGCCAAACGAATTATATGAGTATACGGTAGAAGCTAAGAAAAATGGAGCAACGACATTATCAGGTAAAGATGTTGGATTTGTATTGCCAAATGGAAAAGTAAGTGGAATTATAGAAACATCTTCTCGTGTAGCAACGAAGTATGCAAAAGTAGAAGCTATAGCTGAAGGAAATGTAAATCCAGGAGGAGCTCTTAAGTTTATACCAGAGAAAAAACCATTACTTATTAAGAATATCAATGCTTTTAGAAAAGCTAAAGGAGGAGCAACCTTAGAGTTTTGGTATAAAACTCCGAGTGTATCTCAAGGAGAAAATAAGATTTTTAAAATCGGAAATAGTGAATTAGTTCTTCAAGAAGATAAAATAGTAGTTAGGTTAAATGGAAGTACATACTTAGAAGGAGCAAGAACATCAGATACCAATTGGCATCATTATGCTTTTGCATTTAATACTACAGGAGGAGTTCTTTATGAAGATGGAGAACCAATAAATAATGCAAGTACTTCAACACCATTTAACTTAGATTTAAGTAATGTAAATACATTTTATCTAAGCGAAACGACCAACGTAACTTATTATATCGATGAGGTTCGTTTATGGAATACACCAAGAACATCACTAGAATTAAAAAACTATGCAAACCATATTATTGGAGGAGATGTAAGTGATTTGTTTGCATACTACCGTTTTGATTTCAATAGTAGTCGTAAAGTATTTAATTTTTCATCAACTAGAAGAGGTGAATATATTGCTGAAACGGAAGAGGATTTAGAGCGTTTACCTGCAGAAGAACAACCACAAATTACATATGCCACTTTTACAAATGAAACAGGAAACTATGAGTTTAATACGTTGAATACAGGTATACAAGGTGTAACAAACAATGACAATAAGTTTGAGTATACAATAAAGCCATCAAAACCACGATTCGATTTCTTACCTAAAAACAGAGTAGTTGGAGTACCAAGAAGATTAAATGGCGCGGAGGTAAACGATGTGAACTTCAACGATGTATCTAGTCTACCGGTTACGGGAGTAATTTCATATAAAGTGGGAGAAGAATTATATCCTGTAATAAAAGGGACTTCATTAAAAGTAGATGGATCTGTAATTCAAAGTAATGAAGATGATAAAGTAACTACTGATAATACAGGAACATATGCCATAAAAACTGCTCCTGGAAGACATATTATTACTCCTAATCCAGTACCATCATTAACTAATGAAGAATTATTAAATGAAGGAAGTTTACAATTTGATGGAGTAACAGGATATGCTCGTTCTTTAAAATCTATAGCTAATAATGGAGAAAGTTTTGTGTGGTCTGGATTTATAAAACCATATTTAAAAACCAATGTAGATGAGCAAGTTATTGCTATTCAAACTATTTTAGATTGGGGAGATGTATCATTAAAACTAATAAACAATAGTACGTTAAAGGTTTATGTCGGTAACCAAGAAAAGCTATCGGAAGTCTTACCATCCAATAGTGTAGGGCAATTTTCGTTCTTTGCTGTAAATTACAATAAGGAAAAAGGAACGATGTCTCTTTATGTAAATAGTAAAAGAAAAAACACATCGTTAAGTAACCTTATAACAGCTGGAAATCTATTTGTCGGGGCAGAAGAAACTGTAGATGGCTATGTGAATTTTTCAAAATCTCAGGTTGATTTACTAGAGTATAGAACAGCGGCTTTAGAGGAAGAAGCTATACTAAAGATATTAGAAGGAAAGTACCTTTCACCTGAAGAATCACAATTACAATTATCTTATAGTTTTGATCAAAAATATGGAACCAAAGCAATCAATTCTATTGTAAGTACTGTAGAGAATAATTATTTACAATTTGAAGGAGGATGTAGCTTTGATAATACATCACATAAACAATATGTACGAGAAATACAATATACATATAAAGCGACTAATACAGGTTTAAATCCAGAAGGAAATAGCTATGAAGTTGTATTGGAAGAACCTTTACAGAATGTGAATTTTGAAAATACTACCAGACGAAGTTTTATTGGAAATATAGTAGTTCCATGTAACAATAGTGTGGGAGCTTGGACAGGAAGAATTGTTCGAACGGATATTGAATTTCCTAAGTTTGAAAAAACAATCAATGCTGCTAACTTTAACAATGATGCAACTGTTTTTACAATAAATGATTTATTACCAGGGCAATATCGTGTTGAAATTACCAATACAGATACCAATAGACTATTGAATAGTCCCATTATAGATTTAAGACGTAAAAATGTAGTTTATGATTTTGAATTTAGAAACGATATCGAACTAGAAATTGAGTTATATAAATTCGATATGGCGGGAGTTAGAGATGTAGATAATATGAGAGATTATGTAGGAGAACAAATAAATAGTACCTGTGACGGAAGCTATACTTTTAACTCTCATGATGGTTTTAAAATGGACGTAAAGGTTTTTGAAAGGTATGGAGCTAATATGTGTCCAGTAGAAGGTGCTGAAATTACTTTGGGTGGTGATGCTATTTTATCAGATAGTAATTTATCAGGGAATAGTTTAAGTCAAGGAGTATTGGAGTTTTTTACACAAGTTTCATCGCCTAATTTCTTAGGAAACCATACAAGAAGTTTTTTAATCTCTGCTGAACACAACGGTAGAACAGCTTCCATTACTAAAAAAGCAATTATTTTAGGTGCTCGTCAAGGAAATTCAGACTTTACATTGATAGATCCTCAAGTAGGTTTTGTGTTACATGATCCTCCTGGAGATAATAGTTCTTCAACGTTGGCAAAAGGAGCCACCTACTCTTATTCTTTTTCAGCAGAAAATGGTATAGGTTTAGAAGTTGATAATTCAATAGGAGCCAAGTTAAAAGTTAAAAAACAAATCCTAACAGGAGTTGTTGCAGCACCATTAGGAGTTGGAACAGTGGCAGGTTTTGTAAATCCAGTATTACAAACAAGTAGTGATACCAAAGGTTTAATTGGTGGAAAATTTGACTATGTAAGACATAGTGGTAATTCAGAAACGGTTACTTTAGAACAATCAGTTTCTACTCCTTCAGATCCTACTTATGTAGGCGAAGATGCAGATGTATTTATTGGAACGTCAAAAGTAATTACGTTTGGAACAGGGCAAGTGTTAAAATTAAATGGTTGTTCACCGGTAGTTCAAAATTCAGACAAGGTTGCAAAGCCATCTACCGTAACTCCTTTTATTTATACAAAACAGAGTTTAAATGATATTGTAATCCCTAATTTATATCAGTTGGCAATAGCTAAATATGATAAAAACAACAATATTGAAACAGCGCCAGACGATAGAGATTATTTAGATTTAGAAGGTACCTTAGAAAAGCTTTTGGCAAGTACACCAAATGATAGAGAAGATAAAGACATCAAGAATTACTTACATCAAATCTCTAGGTGGAAAGCAATTATAAAAAAGAATCATGATAAGCGTACCAAAGCATATTTTGATAATGCTCCTGATTTTAGTTCAACCACTAAGAAACTAACTAATGACAATGATGTTGGTCAGAGTGGTGCAGGGTTAAATGCTTCTGTATTAGATAAGCGAATTACATTTGATGCCTTAACAGAGATTAGTTATACCTTATCTAGAGGAAAAACAAAAAGTACTGGAAATTCATTTAGTGGAGGACCTTATGTAGGTGTTAGTTTTTCAACAGATTTTACAGTCTTTGGAGTTGGACTTACGCTAAACAACGAAACCAAAGTACATAACTTTAACAGTAGAACCGATACTGATGAGAATGGAAACAATAGAGTAGATAGTTTCACATTGAGTGATGACGATGCGGGAGATCACTTTGATGTGTTAATAAAGAGAGATCCAGAATATGATACACCAATGTTCTTAACAAATGCTGGAAGAAGTTCTTGTCCTTTCGAATCTGGAACTGTTCCTAGAGAAGGAGTAGAATTAATTGTAGATAAGGTAGTTGGTTATGGTACAGGAGATGAATCTATATTATACAATTTAACGCTACGTAATACCCAAATAGCAAAAGATGCTACAAGAAAAACCTATATTGTAGGTATGTCAGGTGCTTCGAATCCTTTAGGTGCTGTGGTGAATTTGAATGAATCACCAATTTTTGAACCAACAACATCGTCAAAATTTGTATTTGATTTGGATTCAAGTTCTCCTACAGGAGTAAGGAAAGAAATCAAGGCGCAATTACGTATCTCTAGAGGAACAGATGCTCCTTCAGAAATTTCTTATGAGAATATAAAAATTCAAATGTACTCTGAGTGTGAACAAACAGGAGATAGATACCGTTCTTATGGTGTAGATGAGTATAATGAAGTTGGTATAAAACCGTATGCTGAAATATTAGTAACCGCACATTTTACAGGAGCTTGTATTGAAGAAATTACCTCAGATGCACCACAAAATGATTGGGTGGTAAATGGTTCTGATAAAAAGAAACTCGACTTTAACTTTAGAATTCCTGAGTTAAAAGACATGTCAGATGATAATGATTTCTCTGTAGATTTAGAATATACAATTGAAGGTAATAATTCACCTAAAATATTAAGAAAGCTAGATTTACAAACATTAAAACAACATTTAAATTCAAAGACAGATCAAGTAGAATATAGTGCAGATGTTTCTGGTTTAACAGATGGAGTATATAACTTTAGAATTGTACCTGTATGTGGAGATGGTGGTTCAGATAATCCAAATAATAGGAAAAACCCAACTCCTTTTGTATCAGGGAAAATAGCAAGACAAGCACCTCAATTGGTTTTAACAACACCAGATAATGGAGGGATCTTTACCACAGGAACTATTTCGGCTAAATTCTCAGCTCCAATTAATCCAGCAACAGTAAACTTAAATTCATTGGCAATGCGTGGAATCTTAGGAGGAGTACCAAAGCCATTAACGTCGGTGAAATTAGATAATGTATCAGATGTTATTACTGTTCCTCATAATGATAAGTTTAGCTTAGAAGATAAATTGACTATTGAAATGTGGGTCAACCCATCAAAGTATCCATCAGGAAGCAATGTGCCAATTGTTCAAAAAGGATCAAATTACCACGTTTCATTAATGCCAGATGGTAAGATTATTACAAATGATGGAGTAAAATCAATAAGAGGATTACAACCATTTACTTGGACTCATGTAGCGGTTGTATTAGATAAAACAAATGGGAATGCTCTTATTTATTTTAACGGAGGAGAAGTTGGTTCAGGAAATATTTCTACCATAAGTAATGAAGTAAATACAGAGGATTTCATAATATCTTCAATAGGGGCAACAGATTCTTTTGTAGGTTCTATAGATGAAATGAGACTATGGCAATCTGCAAGATCTCCATTAGAAATTGCAAGTAATTTCAAAAACCAGTTATTAGGAAATGAAAATGATTTAGAAGCATATTTTGTTTTCAATAATAATACATTGGCAAAGCAAGGAATAAATGGAAATCCTGATGAAGCAATTCAAGATTTTACTGGAAATGCGCAAGGTACAACCGCATCAGGTATTGATTTTATAACCAATGAAGAGGCAGCTCCATTAGATGAAACAAAAACTGTGGAGGACATTCAATTTACAACAACCATGTCTGAAAATAATACCATTATTAATTTCAATATGAAAATTTCAGACTTAGAATTCGTAGAAGGAGCACGATTAACCGTTTTTGTAAAAGATAAAAAGTTAGAAGATCCTTTAGGAAATAAGATAGACAAAACATCTTGGAGTTTTATTGTAAATAGAAGTAAGTTAAAGTGGAGTCATAACAACATCTCGATAACACAAAATCAGGGAGAAGCAACATTGATCGATTATATTGATTTGATTAACGAAGAGGGAGGAGTAGATGTGGCATATACTTTTGAAAACTTACCAGTTTGGTTTAGTGTGAACAAAGGTGCAAATCCAGACAAAGATGCATTAAATATTATTCGAGCTACAGAAACAAATAGAGATTTAGAATTTGAAGTAAAAAATTATCTAAATCCTGGTGTTCATACCGCTACGATTTATATAAAAACGAGTAACAAAGAAACTGGTTTAAAATTAGGAGTAGAGAGTTTTAGAGTTGAGGTAACTGTTCAGTGTCCGGAGCCACCTGTTGAAACTGGATTTGAAAACAAGTATCCATTTTCAATGAATATAAAAGGTAATTTAGTTATTAATTCTCAAAACTCTGCAGACATTAATGATATCGTAAAAGCCTATGTAGGAAATGAAATAAGAGGATATGCAAAAGTTGGAGCTAACGGTTTGGTAGATTTAACTGTATTTGGAAATATTGGAGAAACTACAGCCTTAAACTTTAAAATATGGGATGCTTCAGAATGTACCGAGTATGAAGGGATTATTGAAAATTATAGTTTTAATTCAAATGCTACAGTAGGTTCGAATGCTGCACCAGTTAAGTTTACGGTAGGAGAAAAAGTTAGAAGAAGAATACCAGTTGTAACAGGATATCAAGAATTAAGTTTTAATTTAAAAGATAGCGAAGCATCAAATAAATTATCATTGACAGCAATCAAAGGATTACCAGTTAATTCGCAGATTCTTGATTTATCAGATAACAGAATTGCAGTACTTGGTACAAACAATGTTTTCACAGGAGGTTTAACAGAATTAGATATTACAAAAGCATATTTAGTTAATGTAGCCGCTTCTCATGAAGATGTGAAATATATTGAAGTAACAGGTGTTCCAGTAAGTTTAGATAAAGACCTAGTTATAAATGGAAATAATGTTAGAAACGCACTTCCATTTTATCCAAATGATTTACAGCGTACAGGTTACGCATTACGATCATTTACTTCAACAAAAGTTAGTGAGGGAGATAGAATTGAAAGAAGAGGTTTATTTGCTGAATATTCAACAGCCAATGGTTGGAGAGGTAGTTTAACACATTTAACCCCAGGATTAGGATATATCTTTAAATCGCAAAACTCAGGAGCAATTAACTATTCAGGAATTGTTAAAAATGCAGAAGCTAGGTCGTTTGTTTCACGTAACTCTTCAAAAAATGAAGCAATTGCTACAAGTAAGTTGGAAGAAACTCCTTTATATGAAGATTTAGATTTAACAATAGACGTTAATAAATATGCTAATTTTATGTACATCAATGGTGTTATTGATGATGAAAATGTTGTTTCTGATGAAGCACAAACCATTTTAGCTTTTGTAAATAATGAGTTAAGAGGAGTTTCTAAAGCTGAATTTATAAATGGAGCATATCACTACTATATTGGGGTAGGAAGTAATACACCAGTTGAAAATATTACATTTAAATTATATAACGGAATTGATATTACTGAGCTAGGTAACGTTGAGAAGTTTGAATCGAACCAAGTATTCGGAGATATGAATACTCCATACATTTTTAGATTAAAAGCTAAAGAAATTGAATCTAGTACAGATTATGGTTTATCACTATCTCAAAATAGACCAAACCCTGTAGATGAATATACCAAAATTAGTTTTAGTATTTCTAATGATGCCCATGTAAACCTAAGTTTATATAACTTACTTGGACAGAAGTTACACACATTTGTTTCAAGAAAAGTAAAAGCAAATACAAAACATGAATTACAATGGAATGGAGAAATTAGAGGAACTAAACTTCAAACCGGTGTATATATGTACGAGTTAAGAGTCAATGGAAAACGACTAAAACGTAAATTAATAATCAAATAA